A DNA window from Coffea arabica cultivar ET-39 chromosome 6c, Coffea Arabica ET-39 HiFi, whole genome shotgun sequence contains the following coding sequences:
- the LOC113694058 gene encoding probable glutathione S-transferase, with translation MEEVKLFGHPASPFSCRVEIALKLKGVHYDFIAEDPSNKSPQLLQYNPVHKKIPVLLHNGKPIAESLVILEYIDEVWKTNPILPQNPHEKAKARFWANYVEEKCLPALFKTFWSVGEQYDKDKAEAGEVLKFLEDELQGKKFFGGDSIGLVDIVANFMAFWFRTIQEALGLDVLTKDNFPKLWEWAENYVNCSDINQFLPPKDKLIAIFPPPYMGQHLVAFFQSRLAAAAAAK, from the exons ATGGAAGAAGTGAAGTTGTTCGGTCATCCGGCAAGCCCATTTAGTTGCAGAGTGGAGATAGCCCTGAAACTTAAAGGAGTCCACTACGATTTCATAGCAGAAGATCCATCCAACAAAAGTCCTCAGCTTCTGCAATACAACCCTGTGCACAAAAAAATCCCTGTGCTGCTTCACAATGGCAAACCCATTGCCGAGTCTTTGGTGATTCTTGAATATATTGACGAGGTCTGGAAGACTAATCCAATCCTGCCCCAAAACCCTCATGAGAAAGCCAAGGCACGTTTCTGGGCCAATTATGTCGAAGAAAAG TGCTTGCCTGCCCTTTTCAAAACCTTCTGGAGCGTTGGCGAGCAATATGACAAAGACAAGGCAGAAGCTGGTGAGGTCCTGAAATTTCTCGAAGATGAACTCCAGGGGAAGAAGTTCTTTGGTGGAGATAGCATTGGGCTGGTGGACATTGTTGCCAATTTCATGGCATTTTGGTTTAGGACAATTCAAGAAGCTCTAGGATTAGATGTCCTCACCAAGGACAACTTCCCAAAGCTTTGGGAATGGGCTGAAAACTACGTTAATTGTAGTGATATCAACCAGTTTCTTCCCCCAAAAGACAAACTAATTGCCATTTTCCCTCCTCCTTACATGGGACAGCATCTGGTTGCCTTCTTTCAATCTCGTCTGGCAGCTGCTGCCGCTGCTAAATAA